The nucleotide sequence CACCGCCCCTCCTCCGCCATGTCCGCTCCTTCGATTCCCCCGACCCCTTCCCCGCATCGCCGTCGGCGCTTCACCCTGCCCGTCGTCGTCATGATCGGCACGGCCGTCGTCACGTTCGGCATCGCCGCCGTGCTCATCACCATCTTCGAACACCAACAGGAAGCGCGCACCCCCTTCGTGCGATTGGCGGAGGTATCCGAAACCTCCACCGACCCCGAACCCTGGGGCATGAATTGGCCGTATCAATACGACACCTACAAACGCACCGTCGACAGCGAGCACACCGAACACGGCGGTTCATCAGCCATGTCCCAAAGCAAACTCGACGCGCAACCCTGGCTCAAACGGCTCTACGCCGGTTACGCCTTCAGCATCGATTACCGGGAACTGCGCGGTCACGCCTACATGTTGCACGACCAAGAGGTCACCGAACGCGTGACCAAACGCACCCAGAGCGGCGCTTGTCTGCATTGCCACGCCTCCATCGCCCCCACCTACCGTCGTCTCGGACTGGAGTCCTTCGGCCAAGACGCTTCACCCGCTGCGCTCGCCGCCGATTTCAATTGGCCCGCCGTCATGGAAGGCTTCCGCGTCGCCAGCACCATGGACTACACGACCGCGCACGCCGAGTTACTCAAAACTCCCGACACCGCGCCCACGCCGGGACACGCCACCGACCCGACTGATCCGCACGCCCTTTCCGAGGCTCACCCCGTCAGTTGCATCGATTGCCACGATCCCAAGACCATGCAGCTGCGCATCACGCGCCCCGGTTTCGTCAATGGCATCGCCGCCCTCGCGCGCAGCGCCGACCCCGTGCCCCACCTGCCCAGCGTCGAGCGCTGGCGGCGCGGCAACCGCAAGCAACCCTACGACCCCAACATCGACGCCAGCCGCCGCGAAATGCGCAGCTTCGTCTGCGGCCAATGCCACGTGGAATACTACTGCGCGTCAAAGGAGACTTTGTTCTTCCCGTGGGAAAACGGCCTCAAGGCCGAGCAAATCGAAACGACCTACGACAACCATAGCTTCCCCGACGGCACCGCCTTTTTTGACTACAAACACGGCGAAACCGGCGCACCCACCTACAAGGCGCAACACCCCGAATTCGAACTCTGGAGCCAAGGCATTCACGCCCGCAGCGGCGTGAGCTGCACCGACTGCCACATGCCCTACGAACGCCAGGGCGCCATGAAAGTGAGCAGCCACTGGGTGCGTAGCCCGATGCTCAACCTCAACAACTCCTGCCAAACCTGCCACAACGTCGACGCCGACGAACTCGTTGAAAAAGTCGCCACGATCCAAAACCGCACCCGCTC is from Synoicihabitans lomoniglobus and encodes:
- a CDS encoding ammonia-forming cytochrome c nitrite reductase subunit c552; its protein translation is MSAPSIPPTPSPHRRRRFTLPVVVMIGTAVVTFGIAAVLITIFEHQQEARTPFVRLAEVSETSTDPEPWGMNWPYQYDTYKRTVDSEHTEHGGSSAMSQSKLDAQPWLKRLYAGYAFSIDYRELRGHAYMLHDQEVTERVTKRTQSGACLHCHASIAPTYRRLGLESFGQDASPAALAADFNWPAVMEGFRVASTMDYTTAHAELLKTPDTAPTPGHATDPTDPHALSEAHPVSCIDCHDPKTMQLRITRPGFVNGIAALARSADPVPHLPSVERWRRGNRKQPYDPNIDASRREMRSFVCGQCHVEYYCASKETLFFPWENGLKAEQIETTYDNHSFPDGTAFFDYKHGETGAPTYKAQHPEFELWSQGIHARSGVSCTDCHMPYERQGAMKVSSHWVRSPMLNLNNSCQTCHNVDADELVEKVATIQNRTRSLIERAAAAMTQMIDAIREAQAAGISNQDLKTLHELQRKAMWRLDFISSENSAGFHADQEAARILAESIDYSRQAQVLAVILRAPAAPTVDAPTTGVQGVTPTERPKDI